A window of Corvus moneduloides isolate bCorMon1 chromosome 30, bCorMon1.pri, whole genome shotgun sequence contains these coding sequences:
- the LOC116436718 gene encoding stress response protein NST1-like isoform X36 encodes MRRYFSRYGEGSFSSSSAHCGTLGGGDRRFGGFGQGYGSRSLHNLGGFRNVYTGGGYGGEGVGYGRCLGFGGWRQPERGFGGRGYFVGAFQGGETGLGGTYRGVSGREVLGGGLGVGEQGAGQGLGQAGVLRGIEEVHVNTNLLRPIQLQVDPEFQRARSDEKEQIKALNNKFASFIEKVQCLERQNQALLAKWELLQQQSSGPEESRNINNFFQSYISNLQRQLETLQSQKEQLDPEAYNMLRLVEDYKNRFEEEINKRTSKEEEFVELKKELDSAYMGKMEFDVRVDILRQELEFLRCLYEAELSQLQTVVGNTDIIVSMDNHRELNMDGIIEEVRQEYEGMAQKSTAELDAMYQGRYQDLQNMWVNQREQLRNSHQEIQELTRQIQRLQPEIEIARKRNSSLQDSIKDAEHRGSSAIRDGQKKLQELENALQQAKDDLSHLVHDYQELLNVKLGLDIEIAMYRSLLEEEENRIQEGSLATICVIDHNSRAPGVFGGIKSVKGGMSSGGTSGSGVKGPISGGGKGGSSSGGSGSICGGGKGSGYRGGGSSGGGGSMSKGSSSSGGWGSSSGGGGSSYGGGKGSGYGGGGSSGGGGSICGGGSSSGSGGSMSKGSSISGGGGSSSGGGGSSYGGGKGSGYGGGGSSGGSGGSMSKGSSISGGGGSSSGGGGSSYGGGKGSGYGGGGSSGGSGGSMSKGSSISGGGGSSSGGGGSSYGGGKGSGYGGGGSSGGGGSICGGGSSSGSGGSMSKGSSISGGGGSSSGGGGSSYGGGKGSGYGGGGSSGGSGGSMSKGSSISGGGGSSSGGGGSSYGGGKGSGYGGGGSSGGGGSICGGGSSSGSGGSMSKGSSISGGGGMSSGSGGSSYGGGKGSGYGGGGSSGSGGSICGGGSSSGSGGSMSKGSSISGGGGMSSGSGGSSYGGGKGSGYGGGSSGSGGSMSGGGQSSGGYGSSSGSGRCSPHSGGMSSGGGSSCGRRGSISGGGGQGSSGSGGSMSGGGQSSGGYGSSSGSGRCSPHSGGMSSGGGSSCGRRGSISGGGGQGSSGSGGSMSGGGQSSGGYGSSSGSGRCSPHSGGMSSGGGSSCGRRGSISGGGGQGSSGSGGSMSGGGQISGGYGSSSGSGRCSPHSGGMSSGGGSSCGRRGSISGGGGQGSSGSGWLHVWRWPDLRWLWIELWERQVQPPQWWDELWRWEQLWQERLHLWRWRTGKLRQWWLHVWRWPDLRWLWIELWERQVQSPQWWDELWRWEQLWQERLHLWRWRTGKLRQWWLHVWRWPELRWLWIELWERQVQPPQWWDELWRWEQLWQERVHLWRWWRRRRGRLRSWRIQLWQWWVHQWRRRRLRLWRIQLWQWWVHQWRRRRFRLWRELRIWRWLWQERVHLWRGRKLRSWRIQLWQWRVHQWRRRRFRLWRELRIWRWLWQERVHLWWWRKLGQWWIHLWRRRRLWVWSRRKLWEERIHLWRWWRRRRGRLRSWRIQLWQRRVHQWRRRRFRLWRELRIWRWLW; translated from the exons ATGAGACGATATTTCTCCAGATATGGGGAAGGGAGTTTCAGTTCTTCTTCTGCTCACTGCGGGACCTTGGGAGGTGGAGACAGGAGATTTGGAGGGTTTGGGCAAGGGTatggcagcaggagcctccACAACCTTGGAGGGTTCAGGAATGTCTATACTGGTGGAGGCTACGGAGGAGAAGGAGTAGGATATGGGAGATGCCTTGGGTTTGGTGGCTGGAGACAACCTGAGAGGGGCTTTGGTGGAAGAGGATATTTCGTGGGAGCTTTTCAAGGTGGTGAAACAGGGCTTGGTGGCACCTACAGAGGAGTTTCAGGCAGGGAGGTGCTCGGAGGAGGTCTTGGAGTAGGGGAACAAGGGGCTGGACAGGGATTGGGACAGGCTGGAGTTCTCCGAGGCATTGAGGAGGTCCATGTCAACACCAACCTGCTGAGGCCAATACAGCTCCAGGTGGACCCTGAGTTCCAGCGAGCGCGCTCGGATGAGAAGGAGCAGATCAAAGCTCTCAACAACAAATTCGCATCATTCATCGAGAAG GTTCAATGTCTGGAGCGGCAGAATCAGGCACTCTTGGCCAAGTGGgaacttctgcagcagcaaagctctggccctgaggagagcaggaaCATCAACAACTTCTTCCAGTCCTACATCAGCAACCTGCAGCGGCAGCTTGAGACGCTCCAGAgccagaaggagcagctggatcCCGAAGCCTACAACATGCTCCGGCTTGTTGAGGATTATAAAAACAG aTTCGAGGAGGAGATCAACAAACGCACGTCCAAGGAGGAGGAGTTTGTGGAGCTTAAAAAG gaaCTGGATAGTGCATACATGGGAAAAATGGAGTTTGATGTCCGGGTGGATAtcctgaggcaggagctggagttCCTCCGGTGTTTATATGAAGCC gagctgtcccagctgcaaACAGTGGTTGGGAACACTGACATCATTGTGTCCATGGACAACCACAGGGAGTTGAACATGGATGGAATCATCGAGGAGGTCAGGCAGGAATATGAGGGGATGGCCCAGAAGAGCACAGCTGAACTGGATGCCATGTACCAGGGCAGG TACCAGGACCTGCAGAACATGTGGGTGAATCAACgagagcagctgaggaacagTCACCAGGAAATTCAGGAACTCACCAGGCAGATCCAAAGACTCCAACCAGAAATTGAAATTGCAAGGAAAAGG AATTCCAGCCTCCAAGACTCCATTAAAGATGCTGAGCACCGTGGGAGCTCGGCCATCAGGGATGGCCAGAAAaagctccaggagctggaaaacGCCCTCCAACAGGCCAAGGATGACCTTTCTCACCTTGTCCATGATTACCAGGAGCTCCTGAATGTAAAGCTGGGCCTGGACATCGAGATCGCCATGTATCGATCACTCcttgaggaggaggagaacag GATCCAGGAAGGATCACTGGCCACAATCT GTGTCATTGACCACAATTCCAGAGCTCCTGGAGTCTTTGGAGGCATAAAAAGTGTGAAGGGGGGAATGAGCTCTGGTGGTACCAGCGGGAGCGGAGTGAAAGGGCCGATCtctggagggggaaaaggtgGATCCAGCTCTGGTGGGAGTGGGTCCATCTGTGGAGGGGGAAAAGGTTCAGGatacagaggaggaggaagctcaGGTGGTGGAGGTTCCATGTCCAAGGGTAGCAGCAGTTCGGGAGGGTGGGGGTCCAGCTCTGGTGGAGGTGGTTCAAGTTATGGAGGTGGAAAAGGTTCAGGatatggaggaggaggaagctctGGAGGAGGTGGGTCCATCTGTGGAGGAGGATCCAGCTCTGGCAGTGGAGGCTCCATGTCCAagggcagcagcatctctggagGTGGAGGATCCAGCTCTGGAGGAGGTGGTTCAAGTtatggaggaggaaaaggttCAGGatatggaggaggaggaagctctGGAGGCAGTGGAG GCTCCATGTCCAagggcagcagcatctctggagGTGGAGGATCCAGCTCTGGAGGAGGTGGGTCAAGTTATGGAGGTGGAAAAGGTTCAGGatatggaggaggaggaagctctGGAGGCAGTGGAGGCTCCATGTCCAagggcagcagcatctctggagGTGGAGGATCCAGCTCTGGAGGAGGTGGGTCAAGTTATGGAGGTGGAAAAGGTTCAGGatatggaggaggaggaagctctGGAGGAGGTGGGTCCATCTGTGGAGGAGGATCCAGCTCTGGCAGTGGAGGCTCCATGTCCAagggcagcagcatctctggagGTGGAGGATCCAGCTCTGGTGGAGGTGGGTCAAGTTATGGAGGTGGAAAAGGTTCAGGatatggaggaggaggaagctctGGAGGCAGTGGAGGCTCCATGTCCAagggcagcagcatctctggagGTGGAGGATCCAGCTCTGGAGGAGGTGGGTCAAGTTATGGAGGTGGAAAAGGTTCAGGatatggaggaggaggaagctctGGAGGAGGTGGGTCCATCTGTGGAGGAGGATCCAGCTCTGGCAGTGGAGGTTCCATGTCCAagggcagcagcatctctggagGTGGAGGGATGAGCTCTGGTAGTGGTGGGTCAAGTTATGGAGGAGGGAAAGGTTCAGGatatggaggaggaggaagctctGGCAGTGGAGGCTCCATCTGTGGAGGAGGATCCAGCTCTGGCAGTGGAGGTTCCATGTCCAagggcagcagcatctctggagGTGGAGGGATGAGCTCTGGTAGTGGTGGGTCAAGTTATGGAGGAGGGAAAGGTTCAGGATATGGAGGAGGAAGTTCAG GCAGTGGTGGCTCCATGTCTGGAGGTGGCCAGAGCTCCGGTGGTTATGGATCGAGCTCTGGGAGCGGCAGGTGCAGCCCCCACAGTGGTGGGATGAGCTctggaggtgggagcagctgtggcaggagaggctccatctctggaggtggAGGACAGGGAAGCTCAG GCAGTGGTGGCTCCATGTCTGGAGGTGGCCAGAGCTCCGGTGGTTATGGATCGAGCTCTGGGAGCGGCAGGTGCAGCCCCCACAGTGGTGGGATGAGCTctggaggtgggagcagctgtggcaggagaggctccatctctggaggtggAGGACAGGGAAGCTCAGGCAGTGGTGGCTCCATGTCTGGAGGTGGCCAGAGCTCCGGTGGTTATGGATCGAGCTCTGGGAGCGGCAGGTGCAGCCCCCACAGTGGTGGGATGAGCTctggaggtgggagcagctgtggcaggagaggctccatctctggaggtggAGGACAGGGAAGCTCAG GCAGTGGTGGCTCCATGTCTGGAGGTGGCCAGATCTCCGGTGGTTATGGATCGAGCTCTGGGAGCGGCAGGTGCAGCCCCCACAGTGGTGGGATGAGCTctggaggtgggagcagctgtggcaggagaggctccatctctggaggtggAGGACAGGGAAGCTCAGGCAGTGGGTGGCTCCATGTCTGGAGGTGGCCAGATCTCCGGTGGTTATGGATCGAGCTCTGGGAGCGGCAGGTGCAGCCCCCACAGTGGTGGGATGAGCTctggaggtgggagcagctgtggcaggagaggctccatctctggaggtggAGGACAGGGAAGCTCAG GCAGTGGTGGCTCCATGTCTGGAGGTGGCCAGATCTCCGGTGGTTATGGATCGAGCTCTGGGAGCGGCAGGTGCAGTCCCCACAGTGGTGGGATGAGCTctggaggtgggagcagctgtggcaggagaggctccatctctggaggtggAGGACAGGGAAGCTCAGGCAGTGGTGGCTCCATGTCTGGAGGTGGCCAGAGCTCCGGTGGTTATGGATCGAGCTCTGGGAGCGGCAGGTGCAGCCCCCACAGTGGTGGGATGAGCTctggaggtgggagcagctgtggcaggagagggtccatctctggaggtggtggaggaggaggagggggaggctcAGGTCATGGAGGATCCAGTTATGGCAGTGGTGGGTCCATcagtggaggagaaggag gctcAGGTTATGGAGGATCCAGTTATGGCAGTGGTGGGTCCATcagtggaggagaaggaggttcCGGCTATGGAGGGAGCTCAGGATATGGAGGTGGCTCTGGCAGGAGAGGGTCCATCTCTGGAG ggggaggaagctCAGGTCATGGAGGATCCAGTTATGGCAGTGGCGGGTCCATcagtggaggagaaggaggttcCGGCTATGGAGGGAGCTCAGGATATGGAGGTGGCTCTGGCAGGAGAGGGTCCATCTCTG GTGGTGGAGGAAGCTCGGGCAGTGGTGGATCCATctgtggaggagaaggaggctCTGG GTATGGAGTAGGAGGAAGCTCTGGGAGGAGAGGATCCATCTCTGGaggtggtggaggaggaggagggggaggctcAGGTCATGGAGGATCCAGTTATGGCAGCGGCGGGTCCATcagtggaggagaaggaggttcCGGCTATGGAGGGAGCTCAGGATATGGAGGTGGCTCTGGTAG
- the LOC116436718 gene encoding stress response protein NST1-like isoform X24: protein MRRYFSRYGEGSFSSSSAHCGTLGGGDRRFGGFGQGYGSRSLHNLGGFRNVYTGGGYGGEGVGYGRCLGFGGWRQPERGFGGRGYFVGAFQGGETGLGGTYRGVSGREVLGGGLGVGEQGAGQGLGQAGVLRGIEEVHVNTNLLRPIQLQVDPEFQRARSDEKEQIKALNNKFASFIEKVQCLERQNQALLAKWELLQQQSSGPEESRNINNFFQSYISNLQRQLETLQSQKEQLDPEAYNMLRLVEDYKNRFEEEINKRTSKEEEFVELKKELDSAYMGKMEFDVRVDILRQELEFLRCLYEAELSQLQTVVGNTDIIVSMDNHRELNMDGIIEEVRQEYEGMAQKSTAELDAMYQGRYQDLQNMWVNQREQLRNSHQEIQELTRQIQRLQPEIEIARKRNSSLQDSIKDAEHRGSSAIRDGQKKLQELENALQQAKDDLSHLVHDYQELLNVKLGLDIEIAMYRSLLEEEENRIQEGSLATICVIDHNSRAPGVFGGIKSVKGGMSSGGTSGSGVKGPISGGGKGGSSSGGSGSICGGGKGSGYRGGGSSGGGGSMSKGSSSSGGWGSSSGGGGSSYGGGKGSGYGGGGSSGGGGSICGGGSSSGSGGSMSKGSSISGGGGSSSGGGGSSYGGGKGSGYGGGGSSGGSGGSMSKGSSISGGGGSSSGGGGSSYGGGKGSGYGGGGSSGGSGGSMSKGSSISGGGGSSSGGGGSSYGGGKGSGYGGGGSSGGGGSICGGGSSSGSGGSMSKGSSISGGGGSSSGGGGSSYGGGKGSGYGGGGSSGGSGGSMSKGSSISGGGGSSSGGGGSSYGGGKGSGYGGGGSSGGGGSICGGGSSSGSGGSMSKGSSISGGGGMSSGSGGSSYGGGKGSGYGGGGSSGSGGSICGGGSSSGSGGSMSKGSSISGGGGMSSGSGGSSYGGGKGSGYGGGSSGSGGSMSGGGQSSGGYGSSSGSGRCSPHSGGMSSGGGSSCGRRGSISGGGGQGSSGSGGSMSGGGQSSGGYGSSSGSGRCSPHSGGMSSGGGSSCGRRGSISGGGGQGSSGSGGSMSGGGQSSGGYGSSSGSGRCSPHSGGMSSGGGSSCGRRGSISGGGGQGSSGSGGSMSGGGQISGGYGSSSGSGRCSPHSGGMSSGGGSSCGRRGSISGGGGQGSSGSGWLHVWRWPDLRWLWIELWERQVQPPQWWDELWRWEQLWQERLHLWRWRTGKLRQWWLHVWRWPDLRWLWIELWERQVQSPQWWDELWRWEQLWQERLHLWRWRTGKLRQWWLHVWRWPELRWLWIELWERQVQPPQWWDELWRWEQLWQERVHLWRWWRRRRGRLRSWRIQLWQWWVHQWRRRRLRLWRIQLWQWWVHQWRRRRFRLWRELRIWRWLWQERVHLWRGRKLRSWRIQLWQWRVHQWRRRRFRLWRELRIWRWLWQERVHLWWWSQLWRVGIRLWQWWKQFWRRNQLRLWRRRKLWEERVHLWRRRKLRSWRIQLWQWWVHQWRRRRFQLWRELRIWRWLWQERVHQWRRRRFRLWRELRIWRWLWQERVHLWRWSQLWRVGIRLWQWREQFWRRNRLRLWRKRKLWEERIHLWRWWRRRRGRLRSWRIQLWQRRVHQWRRRRFRLWRELRIWRWLW, encoded by the exons ATGAGACGATATTTCTCCAGATATGGGGAAGGGAGTTTCAGTTCTTCTTCTGCTCACTGCGGGACCTTGGGAGGTGGAGACAGGAGATTTGGAGGGTTTGGGCAAGGGTatggcagcaggagcctccACAACCTTGGAGGGTTCAGGAATGTCTATACTGGTGGAGGCTACGGAGGAGAAGGAGTAGGATATGGGAGATGCCTTGGGTTTGGTGGCTGGAGACAACCTGAGAGGGGCTTTGGTGGAAGAGGATATTTCGTGGGAGCTTTTCAAGGTGGTGAAACAGGGCTTGGTGGCACCTACAGAGGAGTTTCAGGCAGGGAGGTGCTCGGAGGAGGTCTTGGAGTAGGGGAACAAGGGGCTGGACAGGGATTGGGACAGGCTGGAGTTCTCCGAGGCATTGAGGAGGTCCATGTCAACACCAACCTGCTGAGGCCAATACAGCTCCAGGTGGACCCTGAGTTCCAGCGAGCGCGCTCGGATGAGAAGGAGCAGATCAAAGCTCTCAACAACAAATTCGCATCATTCATCGAGAAG GTTCAATGTCTGGAGCGGCAGAATCAGGCACTCTTGGCCAAGTGGgaacttctgcagcagcaaagctctggccctgaggagagcaggaaCATCAACAACTTCTTCCAGTCCTACATCAGCAACCTGCAGCGGCAGCTTGAGACGCTCCAGAgccagaaggagcagctggatcCCGAAGCCTACAACATGCTCCGGCTTGTTGAGGATTATAAAAACAG aTTCGAGGAGGAGATCAACAAACGCACGTCCAAGGAGGAGGAGTTTGTGGAGCTTAAAAAG gaaCTGGATAGTGCATACATGGGAAAAATGGAGTTTGATGTCCGGGTGGATAtcctgaggcaggagctggagttCCTCCGGTGTTTATATGAAGCC gagctgtcccagctgcaaACAGTGGTTGGGAACACTGACATCATTGTGTCCATGGACAACCACAGGGAGTTGAACATGGATGGAATCATCGAGGAGGTCAGGCAGGAATATGAGGGGATGGCCCAGAAGAGCACAGCTGAACTGGATGCCATGTACCAGGGCAGG TACCAGGACCTGCAGAACATGTGGGTGAATCAACgagagcagctgaggaacagTCACCAGGAAATTCAGGAACTCACCAGGCAGATCCAAAGACTCCAACCAGAAATTGAAATTGCAAGGAAAAGG AATTCCAGCCTCCAAGACTCCATTAAAGATGCTGAGCACCGTGGGAGCTCGGCCATCAGGGATGGCCAGAAAaagctccaggagctggaaaacGCCCTCCAACAGGCCAAGGATGACCTTTCTCACCTTGTCCATGATTACCAGGAGCTCCTGAATGTAAAGCTGGGCCTGGACATCGAGATCGCCATGTATCGATCACTCcttgaggaggaggagaacag GATCCAGGAAGGATCACTGGCCACAATCT GTGTCATTGACCACAATTCCAGAGCTCCTGGAGTCTTTGGAGGCATAAAAAGTGTGAAGGGGGGAATGAGCTCTGGTGGTACCAGCGGGAGCGGAGTGAAAGGGCCGATCtctggagggggaaaaggtgGATCCAGCTCTGGTGGGAGTGGGTCCATCTGTGGAGGGGGAAAAGGTTCAGGatacagaggaggaggaagctcaGGTGGTGGAGGTTCCATGTCCAAGGGTAGCAGCAGTTCGGGAGGGTGGGGGTCCAGCTCTGGTGGAGGTGGTTCAAGTTATGGAGGTGGAAAAGGTTCAGGatatggaggaggaggaagctctGGAGGAGGTGGGTCCATCTGTGGAGGAGGATCCAGCTCTGGCAGTGGAGGCTCCATGTCCAagggcagcagcatctctggagGTGGAGGATCCAGCTCTGGAGGAGGTGGTTCAAGTtatggaggaggaaaaggttCAGGatatggaggaggaggaagctctGGAGGCAGTGGAG GCTCCATGTCCAagggcagcagcatctctggagGTGGAGGATCCAGCTCTGGAGGAGGTGGGTCAAGTTATGGAGGTGGAAAAGGTTCAGGatatggaggaggaggaagctctGGAGGCAGTGGAGGCTCCATGTCCAagggcagcagcatctctggagGTGGAGGATCCAGCTCTGGAGGAGGTGGGTCAAGTTATGGAGGTGGAAAAGGTTCAGGatatggaggaggaggaagctctGGAGGAGGTGGGTCCATCTGTGGAGGAGGATCCAGCTCTGGCAGTGGAGGCTCCATGTCCAagggcagcagcatctctggagGTGGAGGATCCAGCTCTGGTGGAGGTGGGTCAAGTTATGGAGGTGGAAAAGGTTCAGGatatggaggaggaggaagctctGGAGGCAGTGGAGGCTCCATGTCCAagggcagcagcatctctggagGTGGAGGATCCAGCTCTGGAGGAGGTGGGTCAAGTTATGGAGGTGGAAAAGGTTCAGGatatggaggaggaggaagctctGGAGGAGGTGGGTCCATCTGTGGAGGAGGATCCAGCTCTGGCAGTGGAGGTTCCATGTCCAagggcagcagcatctctggagGTGGAGGGATGAGCTCTGGTAGTGGTGGGTCAAGTTATGGAGGAGGGAAAGGTTCAGGatatggaggaggaggaagctctGGCAGTGGAGGCTCCATCTGTGGAGGAGGATCCAGCTCTGGCAGTGGAGGTTCCATGTCCAagggcagcagcatctctggagGTGGAGGGATGAGCTCTGGTAGTGGTGGGTCAAGTTATGGAGGAGGGAAAGGTTCAGGATATGGAGGAGGAAGTTCAG GCAGTGGTGGCTCCATGTCTGGAGGTGGCCAGAGCTCCGGTGGTTATGGATCGAGCTCTGGGAGCGGCAGGTGCAGCCCCCACAGTGGTGGGATGAGCTctggaggtgggagcagctgtggcaggagaggctccatctctggaggtggAGGACAGGGAAGCTCAG GCAGTGGTGGCTCCATGTCTGGAGGTGGCCAGAGCTCCGGTGGTTATGGATCGAGCTCTGGGAGCGGCAGGTGCAGCCCCCACAGTGGTGGGATGAGCTctggaggtgggagcagctgtggcaggagaggctccatctctggaggtggAGGACAGGGAAGCTCAGGCAGTGGTGGCTCCATGTCTGGAGGTGGCCAGAGCTCCGGTGGTTATGGATCGAGCTCTGGGAGCGGCAGGTGCAGCCCCCACAGTGGTGGGATGAGCTctggaggtgggagcagctgtggcaggagaggctccatctctggaggtggAGGACAGGGAAGCTCAG GCAGTGGTGGCTCCATGTCTGGAGGTGGCCAGATCTCCGGTGGTTATGGATCGAGCTCTGGGAGCGGCAGGTGCAGCCCCCACAGTGGTGGGATGAGCTctggaggtgggagcagctgtggcaggagaggctccatctctggaggtggAGGACAGGGAAGCTCAGGCAGTGGGTGGCTCCATGTCTGGAGGTGGCCAGATCTCCGGTGGTTATGGATCGAGCTCTGGGAGCGGCAGGTGCAGCCCCCACAGTGGTGGGATGAGCTctggaggtgggagcagctgtggcaggagaggctccatctctggaggtggAGGACAGGGAAGCTCAG GCAGTGGTGGCTCCATGTCTGGAGGTGGCCAGATCTCCGGTGGTTATGGATCGAGCTCTGGGAGCGGCAGGTGCAGTCCCCACAGTGGTGGGATGAGCTctggaggtgggagcagctgtggcaggagaggctccatctctggaggtggAGGACAGGGAAGCTCAGGCAGTGGTGGCTCCATGTCTGGAGGTGGCCAGAGCTCCGGTGGTTATGGATCGAGCTCTGGGAGCGGCAGGTGCAGCCCCCACAGTGGTGGGATGAGCTctggaggtgggagcagctgtggcaggagagggtccatctctggaggtggtggaggaggaggagggggaggctcAGGTCATGGAGGATCCAGTTATGGCAGTGGTGGGTCCATcagtggaggagaaggag gctcAGGTTATGGAGGATCCAGTTATGGCAGTGGTGGGTCCATcagtggaggagaaggaggttcCGGCTATGGAGGGAGCTCAGGATATGGAGGTGGCTCTGGCAGGAGAGGGTCCATCTCTGGAG ggggaggaagctCAGGTCATGGAGGATCCAGTTATGGCAGTGGCGGGTCCATcagtggaggagaaggaggttcCGGCTATGGAGGGAGCTCAGGATATGGAGGTGGCTCTGGCAGGAGAGGGTCCATCTCTGGTGGTGGTCACAGCTCTGGAGGGTGGGGATCAGGCTCTGGCAGTGGTGGAAGCAGTTCTGGAGGAGGAATCAGCTCCGGCtatggaggaggagaaagctCTGGGAGGAGAGGGTCCAtctctggaggaggaggaagctcaG GTCATGGAGGATCCAGTTATGGCAGTGGTGGGTCCATcagtggaggagaaggaggttcCAGCTATGGAGGGAGCTCAGGATATGGAGGTGGCTCTGGCAGGAGAGG GTCCATcagtggaggagaaggaggttcCGGCTATGGAGGGAGCTCAGGATATGGAGGTGGCTCTGGCAGGAGAGGGTCCATCTCTGGAGGTGGTCACAGCTCTGGAGGGTGGGGATCAGGCTCTGGCAGTGGCGGGAGCAGTTCTGGAGGAGGAATCGGCTCCGGCTATGGAGGAA GAGGAAGCTCTGGGAGGAGAGGATCCATCTCTGGaggtggtggaggaggaggagggggaggctcAGGTCATGGAGGATCCAGTTATGGCAGCGGCGGGTCCATcagtggaggagaaggaggttcCGGCTATGGAGGGAGCTCAGGATATGGAGGTGGCTCTGGTAG